The genomic region CGCACGGCGTCGGGGTTCGTCCACGACTTTGGAACCGGCTGCGCGTTCGAAAGCGAGGTCGAGCGAACGCTGAAACAGTCGTTCTTCCTCGACTGTGTCACCCGGACCGAGGGGCTCTACCCGATCGACCTACACGAGCGCCGGGCGATCGAGCGCCGCGTCGATCTCGACTTCGCGGCGCTGTACGACCGGCCCATCGCCGACCAGCTAGAGGCGTACCTCTCGGTGCCCTACTCGATCGTCGAACCACACGTCCCCGAGTGGAAGCTCACCTCCCACGTCGCGACGACCCCCACGAGCATCGAGATGCTGCCGTTTCTGGTCAACGATCTCGCGGTGATCCGAACGCCGGACGCCCAACGGGTCGAGTCGGCACAGGCGGAGACGACCGCGATCGAGGGCTTTCTCAGGAACTCGGCGACACGCGACACCCGAGAGGCGGCGGCCGCGACGGCCTCCCGGACGGAGTCGTACGTCGAGCCGACACGGACCGAGTCGCTCGAACACGCGTGGGTCGGGAGCGAGACGCCGATGGGCGCGAGCAAGGCGACCCCGCAGGCCTATCGTAACCGCCTCGCGCGCGAACAGTCCAGCGGCGACATCTCGATCGCCGTCGTCTGTAACGACCCGGAGATGGACGAGGAGCGCGACCTCGTCGACGACGTCTACGGCTCGCGCGACGAGTTGCCGTTCGACGTGGCCGTCCACAGGGACCTCACGCGCGATCGACTGCGGACCGTCCTCGAGACGGACGTGGACTACCTCCACTACATCGGGCACATCGAACCGGACGGGTTCGAGTGTCCGGACGGCCGCCTCGACGCGACCACGCTCGAAGGGGTCGGCGTCGACGCGTTCCTGCTCAACGGCTGTCGGTCCTACGACCAGGGGATGGCCCTGATCGACCGCGGGGCGATCGGCGGGATCGTCACCCTGACCGACGTGGTCAATACCGGTGCGGTGGCGATCGGATCGACGCTAGCACGGCTCTTGAACAACGGCTTCCCCCTGCGGGCGGCCCTGGAGGTGGCGAAAGACGAGAACGTCATCGGCGAACAGTACATCGTCGTGGGGGATGGTGGGGTGTCAGTGACGCAAGCCGAAGGAGGAGCCGCACTCGTATATACGGTAAACGAGATACAAGGAGGATACAAGGTCAGCGTTAGAGCCTACTCAACGAGCATCGAGGGGATGGGAAGCATCGTGTATCCAACGATAAGCGGGAACAACGAACACTACATCAACTCCGGTCTATTACGGGAATTCCGATGTTCTGCGGAAGAGCTACGGCTGTTTCTACGATCGTCGATAGTTCCGATCCGTATCAATGGTGAGCTATACTGGAGTGATCAGGTTTCTGTCGAGGACTTCAACTAGGGTCCCGCGGTAACGTAACCGCCGCCCGCTGCCGCGTTCCCCGCCTGCGTGAGCAGCAGCAGCAGGGTGAACAGGACGCCGGTCATTCGTGGGTGGTTCGCCAGGTACGTTTTGATGCTGTCTTCGGACATCGCAATAGACGCATGGACGCCCACTGATATGAATTTATTCGAATATTGGTGTTACTAAATATAGTCATTTAACTTGAGTCAAATAGGCAATAAAGATGTTACAGATATTAGAGGATAGCAAACCGTGGGAGAGGACCGGCTTCTTTCCGAGTGTATTCCTCAAATTGGATGAAATATCTGTCGGTATTATTGACATATCTTACTTATATGTAATATATAAATATTTCTCTTTTTGATAGTGTTTTATAGGTGATATCACTCGACAACGAACACTTATCGGCCGTTCTGATAGTGCCGTTTCCCGATATTTCGGGGGTGGTCCCGTCGTACTAGCCGCCGGAACCACGGCACACACGTTGTAGAGCGAAAAGGGACGCTCGCCCGGGACGAGGGGGGGGTACCCGGTGAACGAGCGAGTCACGAGCGCCGCCGCCGCGGGTGGGGTCCACGAGTGAAACGAGGCCACGGATCGCTTGGCCGGCGCGCCGGGCGGCGACCCGCCGGAGAAGCCATGCCGCCTCCCGGATTTGAACCGGGGACAGCTCGATCTTCAGTCGAGTGCTCTCCCAGTCTGAGCTAAGGCGGCCCGTCCGAAGCGACGGCGAGCGCCCCAAAAAGGATTTCGAAAGCCGCCGCAACCGCCCGATGGATCGATCGTCGTGCGTTATCGACCCCCTTATCGGGCGTCTCTCGGCCGGCGGACACGCGCGGTCGGCCCCCTCCGCTGTGCCTACGCACCATTGTCCGCCCGGGAATGGACCGCGGGTTACAGCCTCTATAATAAACACGGAGCGAAGCCGATCGACACACATGACAGTAGGTGTGTACGAAATCGACGGCGACATACCGGTAGAGGCGGACCGTAGCATTGAATCCCCTCGCCCGTGCAGTAGGAACCATGGTCGGTCAGCAGGAGGTGGCTGAGCGGATGGTCGGGCTTCGAGGAGCCGTCGGCCACGAGCTGCCGACGACGCGGTCGAACGTTCCCGAACACGGCGTCGCGTCCGAACGGCGCGACGGCGACGTATCGCTCCAACTCAGCACACACCCGATACTCTCGGGCGAGCAGCCTATCGAGACCGACGACGGCGTCGAGATCTGGGTGCTCGGCGAGGTCTACGGGTTCGACGACACCCCGGTCGGCGGCACGACGGGCCACACCCCACGGCCGAAACACCGCGACAGCGTCCGGTACTGTGCGGACCTGTACGCCGAACACGGCCGCGAGTTCGTCCACGGGCTCAACGGCAACTGCGTCGGGGTGCTGTACGACCGGGAGGCCGGCGACCTCTCGATCTTCACCGACCGCCTCGGGACGGTCCCGATCTACTACGCGACCCCCGGCGACGGGATCGTCTTCGCGACCGAGATCGACTCGATCGCGAGCCACCCCGACGTCGAGACCGAGTTCGACCTCGGCTACCTCCACGAGTACCTCGTCTATCGCCGCCCGTTCGGCGTCAAGACCCCGCTCGTGGGGATCGAGGAACTCCAGCCCGCCTCGATCACGACGGTCAACGTCGACGACGGGTCGATCGACGTCGAACGCTACTGGCGCCCCCGCTATCGACCGCGCAACGCGCCCTTCGAGACGTTCGTCGACGAGTTCACCGAGCGATTCACCCGCCTCGTCGACGAGTGGCGCCGCGACGACCTCGAATACGGGGTCCTGCTCTCGGGCGGGAGCGACTCGCGGCTGAACCTCGCCGCCCTCGGTCCCGGGATCACGGCGTTTCACATGGCCGGCTGGATGAGTCGGGAGGCCCGCACCGCCGAACGCGTCGCGATCGAGTCGGGCAACGAGTTCGTGTTCCTGCGGCGCGACCACGACTACCAGGAGAAGGCGCTCGTTCGCAACCAGCCGTTCTCGAACTTCAACGGCTGGTTCACACAGGGGTACGCGACCGGCTTCGAGGAGGAGATCACGGCGCGCGTGGACGTCCTGCTGTCGGGGATGTACGCCGACACGCTGTTCAAGGGCCACGCGATACCGTCCCCGACCTACGACCTCGGCCCGGTCGGGAACCTCACGCTCCCCCTCGAAACCGAACTCGAAAGCCTCCCGGAGTTCATCGACTGGCTGTGTGCGGGCGCGCCGAGCGACGACAACCTCCCGTTCCCGAACGACCTGCGCTCGACGCTCGAGGAGAACATCTACTGGGACGACGGCGAGATCGTCCACCACGGCGTCCGTTACGAATCGATCGAGGACCTCGTCTACTGTAGCGGCTACTTCCCGCTGAGCAACGACGACGACATCATCTTCCAGAACAGCCTCCACGAGATGCTGCCCTACAGGACGCCGTTTCTCGACAACCGCCTCGTGGACCTCTCGCTCCGGATGCCGATCCGCTATCGGCTGCGACGAAACGTCATCGACGCGGCCGTCAAGCGCCTCAACCCGAAACTCGCGTCGATCCCCCACGCGGACGCCGGGATCGGCCTCGGCCACTCGTTTCCCGTCGATTTCGCGGGCCGGAAGCTGAAGGCGCTCTGGCGGAAACACGTCGCCAAGGAGAACCCGCCACGGCCCTACCTCAGCAACGGCTCGTGGGTGAACGACGCGGAATTGATCCGTGAAGACGACTTCTACTGGCGGGCGATCGAAGGCCACGCGGACGTCATCGAGGGGCTGGACTTCCTCGAGTTCGAGGACGTCCGCGCGTGCTACCAGGCCCACCTCGACGGGCAGGACAACGTAGTCGAGCTATACACCCTCCTAACCGTGCTCACCATGCCACTCACTCATCGACTGGCCGGCGTACAGACCGACGACCGACCGAACCGATCCGACCACCGGCCCCCGATCACGCAGGAGGGCTCGCGATGAGCGACGGTCGACTGGACACGCTGGTGATCGGGATCGACGCCGCCTGCGATGGCGTCCTCGATCCCCTCCTCGAGAAGGGCGCGCTCCCGAACCTCCAGTCGATCATCGAGGAGGGCGCGAGCGGCCCGCTCGAATCGCAGATCCCGCCGTGGACCGCGAGCGCGTGGCCCTCGATGTACACGGGCGTCAACCCGGGCAAACACGGCGTCTTCGGCTTCCTCCACTACGAGGGCTACGACTGGGACGTCGTCAACGCCACGCACGTCCGCGAGGCGGCGCTCTGGGACCTGCTCACCCACCACGGGATGACGAGCGTCGTCGTCAACGTCCCCGTGACGGCGCCGCCGCCGGAGATCGACGGCGCGATCGTCCCCGGTTACACCGCCCCCGAGAACCCGCGGTGTCACCCCGAGGGCACCCTCGAGGAACTGCGCGAGGCGATCGGCGACTATCGGGTGTATCCCGACCCCGAACGCGACCAGCCCGGCGAGTACGTCGACCTCGTGCGCATGCGCGGGGCGGCCTTTCGCCACCTCGCCGACGAGTACGACCCCGAGTTCGGCTTCGTCGAGTTCCAGGGGACCGACAGCGTCTTTCACGAACACCCCGGCCGCGAGGACTACGTCGAGGCGATCTACCGGGCGGTCGACGACGAAGTGGGGGATCTGCTCGAGTCGTGCGACCCCGACACCGTGATCGTCGCGAGCGATCACGGGATGGGACCCTACGAGAAGTACGAACTCCGCGTCAACGAGTTCCTCGACCGGGAGGGCTACGTCGAGACGACCACCGGCGGGTCGGGGATGCCGGCGTGGCTCCCGATGTTGAACAGCCAACTCCGGGAGGGCAGCGAGGCGAAGGCACCCTCGCCGGGACTGGCGGGCCGGGCGATCGGCGCGGCCGCGCAGGTCGGGATCACGCCCGCGCGCGCGGGCAAGGCGCTTCGAACCGTCGGCCTCGAGGGACTGGTCAAACGGTTCGTCCCCGCCGACGCCCGGCGGGCGGGCAACGAGCAGGTCGACTTCGCCGCCTCGCGGGCGTACATGCGCTCGCGGATCGAACTCGGCCTCCGGATGAACGTCGAGGGCCGCGAACCCGACGGGATCGTCCCCGAAGAGGAGTACGAATCGGTCCGCACGGAACTCATCGAGGCCCTCTCGGGGATCGAGACGCCCGACGGCGAGGCGATGTTCGAGGAGGTCGGCCCCCGCGAGGAGTTCTTCTGGGGGCCCTACGCCGACGAGGGGGTCGACGTCGTCATGATCCCGAACGACTTCGAGCAGTTCCTCTCGGCGGACTTCAAGGGCGAGGTCTTCGGCCCGCCGACCGAACCGTACAACCACAAGCTCCACGGGATGATCGCCATCAGCGGCGAGGGTGTCGACGCCGGGGCGGACCTCTCGGGGGCACACCTGTTCGACGTCGCGCCGACGGTCTGTGCGGCGCTCGGGATCCCGAGGAGCGACCGGATGGACGGCAGCGTTCTTTCCGCCATCGGGCCAACCGAAGAATATGAGTACCCCCGCCTCGATGGAACGGTCGAAGAGACCGCCGACGAGGAGATCGAAGACCGCTTATCGGCGCTCGGATATCTGGAAGGAAACGAATGAGTATCACTGTACGACGTGCGGACGACGAGGAACTCGACGAGTGGGACAGCTACGTGAAGCGGGCGGAGGCGGCGGGTCCCTTCCACCAGCGCGAGGGGATCTCCCTGCTCGCGGACCACACCGACACGACGCTGCACCCGCTGGTGGCCTACAAGGGCCAGCAGGCGGTCGGGATCCTCCCCGTCTTCGAGGAGCGAAAGGGGCCGTTTACGGTGGTGGTCTCGCCGCCATCACACACGGAGGTCTACTACCTCGGGGCGGCGCTGCTCGACGCCGACCAACTCAAACAGCGCAAGAAGGAACGGCGCAACCGCCGGTTCGCCTACGCCTGTCACGAGTGGATCGAGGAGAACCTCGATCCCGACCTGACGCACATCCGGACGGTCGACCGATACCAGGACCTCCGGCCGTTCAAGGAGAAGGGCTACGCGGTCGAACCGTACTACACCTACGTCACCGACCTGACCCCCAGCGAGGACGACCTCCTGATGGAGCTTTCGAGCGACGCCCGCTCGAACATCCGAAACACCGACGAGGACGCCTACCGGATCGAGATCGGCGGCCTCGCGGAGGCCAAGGAGATCATCGACCGGGTCCGAGAGCGCCACGACGATCAGGGGATGGACTACTTCATCGACGACGAGTACGTCACGCGCCTCCACACGAGGTTCCCCGAGGGACAGGTCAAGCCCTACACCTGCTGGAACTCGGAGGGGGAGATGGCCGGCGGGATCGTCGCCATCGAGCACAAGGACACGATCTACCGCTGGCAGGGCGGGACGAAGGGCGACGCCGAGATCCCGGTCAACGACCTGCTCGACTGGCACGTCATGACCGACGCGAAGTCGCGGGGAATCGAGCGCTACGACTTCGTCGGCGCGAACCAGCGCCGTATCTGCCGGTACAAATCGAAGTTCGCCCCCGACCTGGCGACCTACCACGGGGCGCTCAAACGGTCGCCGCGCGCCGAGGCGGTCAACACCGCCCGAACGTTGTTGCCGTTTCGGTAGTCCAGATGACCCGTTCAACCCCTCGACTCAGCCCGAGAGCCGTGTTCGGCCGGGCGAGGAGCGACGGCATTCGGGCGTACTTCGAGGGACACGGCGCGTCACGCTACTCGTTGTACGGCTACGGGAAGGTCGCGGCGCGCGACGGGATCGACGTCCTGCTCGCCGAGCGACCCGAGGCGACGAACGTCGTCCTCCCGGCGTACCTCCCCTACGGAATCGTCGAGCCGTTCCGCGAGGCGGGGCTCGAACCGCGGTACTACGGGTGTAATCGGGCGCTCCGTCCGGATATCGATCACATCGAGGACCTGCTCGATCCGGGGACGCTCGCGGTCATGTTCGCCCACTACTTCGGCCAGCCCCAGTCGCGCGAGGACGTCGCGGCGATCACCGGCCTGTGCGAGGAGTACGAGGCGTACACGATCGACGACAACGCCCACTCCGCGTTGAGCACGCTCGACGGACGACTGCTCGGGACGGTCGGCGACGTCGGGATCACGAGCCTCCACAAGACGCTCCCGATCCCGAACGGCGCGGTGCTCTTTTTCGGAAACGACGACCTTCCGGACGAGGAGGCGACCCGGTCGGCAGTCCGGGACCGATACACGAAGGCGGATTACCGGTATTGTGCGCGCTCGTTCGGGCGGTCGGTGAGCGGCCGACCCGTCCTCAAACAGGCGCTCTCGACGGTTCGCTGGATGAACGATCGGCGGCC from Halalkalicoccus sp. NIPERK01 harbors:
- a CDS encoding asparagine synthase-related protein yields the protein MVGQQEVAERMVGLRGAVGHELPTTRSNVPEHGVASERRDGDVSLQLSTHPILSGEQPIETDDGVEIWVLGEVYGFDDTPVGGTTGHTPRPKHRDSVRYCADLYAEHGREFVHGLNGNCVGVLYDREAGDLSIFTDRLGTVPIYYATPGDGIVFATEIDSIASHPDVETEFDLGYLHEYLVYRRPFGVKTPLVGIEELQPASITTVNVDDGSIDVERYWRPRYRPRNAPFETFVDEFTERFTRLVDEWRRDDLEYGVLLSGGSDSRLNLAALGPGITAFHMAGWMSREARTAERVAIESGNEFVFLRRDHDYQEKALVRNQPFSNFNGWFTQGYATGFEEEITARVDVLLSGMYADTLFKGHAIPSPTYDLGPVGNLTLPLETELESLPEFIDWLCAGAPSDDNLPFPNDLRSTLEENIYWDDGEIVHHGVRYESIEDLVYCSGYFPLSNDDDIIFQNSLHEMLPYRTPFLDNRLVDLSLRMPIRYRLRRNVIDAAVKRLNPKLASIPHADAGIGLGHSFPVDFAGRKLKALWRKHVAKENPPRPYLSNGSWVNDAELIREDDFYWRAIEGHADVIEGLDFLEFEDVRACYQAHLDGQDNVVELYTLLTVLTMPLTHRLAGVQTDDRPNRSDHRPPITQEGSR
- a CDS encoding alkaline phosphatase family protein yields the protein MSDGRLDTLVIGIDAACDGVLDPLLEKGALPNLQSIIEEGASGPLESQIPPWTASAWPSMYTGVNPGKHGVFGFLHYEGYDWDVVNATHVREAALWDLLTHHGMTSVVVNVPVTAPPPEIDGAIVPGYTAPENPRCHPEGTLEELREAIGDYRVYPDPERDQPGEYVDLVRMRGAAFRHLADEYDPEFGFVEFQGTDSVFHEHPGREDYVEAIYRAVDDEVGDLLESCDPDTVIVASDHGMGPYEKYELRVNEFLDREGYVETTTGGSGMPAWLPMLNSQLREGSEAKAPSPGLAGRAIGAAAQVGITPARAGKALRTVGLEGLVKRFVPADARRAGNEQVDFAASRAYMRSRIELGLRMNVEGREPDGIVPEEEYESVRTELIEALSGIETPDGEAMFEEVGPREEFFWGPYADEGVDVVMIPNDFEQFLSADFKGEVFGPPTEPYNHKLHGMIAISGEGVDAGADLSGAHLFDVAPTVCAALGIPRSDRMDGSVLSAIGPTEEYEYPRLDGTVEETADEEIEDRLSALGYLEGNE
- a CDS encoding GNAT family N-acetyltransferase — encoded protein: MSITVRRADDEELDEWDSYVKRAEAAGPFHQREGISLLADHTDTTLHPLVAYKGQQAVGILPVFEERKGPFTVVVSPPSHTEVYYLGAALLDADQLKQRKKERRNRRFAYACHEWIEENLDPDLTHIRTVDRYQDLRPFKEKGYAVEPYYTYVTDLTPSEDDLLMELSSDARSNIRNTDEDAYRIEIGGLAEAKEIIDRVRERHDDQGMDYFIDDEYVTRLHTRFPEGQVKPYTCWNSEGEMAGGIVAIEHKDTIYRWQGGTKGDAEIPVNDLLDWHVMTDAKSRGIERYDFVGANQRRICRYKSKFAPDLATYHGALKRSPRAEAVNTARTLLPFR
- a CDS encoding DegT/DnrJ/EryC1/StrS family aminotransferase, with amino-acid sequence MTRSTPRLSPRAVFGRARSDGIRAYFEGHGASRYSLYGYGKVAARDGIDVLLAERPEATNVVLPAYLPYGIVEPFREAGLEPRYYGCNRALRPDIDHIEDLLDPGTLAVMFAHYFGQPQSREDVAAITGLCEEYEAYTIDDNAHSALSTLDGRLLGTVGDVGITSLHKTLPIPNGAVLFFGNDDLPDEEATRSAVRDRYTKADYRYCARSFGRSVSGRPVLKQALSTVRWMNDRRPHKANGHVDTHDVEEDPRAIYEATKVPMSRLSLHVLDRTDPADVIAARRANYRIWDREIRDLDGVEPVFESLSEGACPQYYPALVDDPDDLGPLSGTGKPWPPLPHEVRDEEAFATENALSTHLHTLPVHQGLDLRDRDGLGGDGV